The DNA region TCTTCCAGGCCATCCAAGAGAAATTTTCAAGAGAATCACAAGAGGTTGTTCCTAATTATCATGAGGAAGAACCTATAAAAAATCATACAGTTTATGAAACGGTTTAATATTTTTTCCATCGTGCTCCTTGCGTTAATCTGGGGCGGATGTTCGGTTTCGAAAGATTTATCATTGCCAGAAAATCTGGCGCCAAGAATGTTCAGAAACACTGCGCCGACTGACTCGTCGAGCATTGGCGATTTGCCCTTTAAGCAATTTATCAGCGATCTTACTGTCCAAAATCTGATTGACACGGCGTTGGTGAAAAATTACGATATGCAGATTGCATTGAAGAATATTGATGCTGCGGAGGTGTTGTTTAAGCAATCGAAGTTGGGTTATTTGCCAGAGTTAAAGTTGCAGGTTGCAGCAAGTTCGAGCCGCCCATCTGACAATAGTTTGAACGGCTTAAGCTTAAATCAGTTTACGGGTTCGACACATATTGAGGATTACAGCGCTAATTTGGGCGTGTTTTGGGAGGCTGATATCTGGGGGAAGATCCGCAATCAGAAAGCGGGTGCTTTGGCTAGTTTTTTACAAACGGAGGAAGCCCGTAAGGCGGTTCAAACACGTTTGGTTGCGAATGTGGCTCAAGGTTATTATAATTTGTTAATGCTGGATGCGCAACTGGAAATAGCGAAAAAGAATTTGCGGTTAAATGACAGCACTTTACGGATTATACATTTACAGTTTGATGCGGGTCAGGTAACATCGTTGGCCATTCAACAAGCTGAGGCGCAACAGCTGAATGCGGCGCAATTGATTCCGCGTTTGGAACAGTCGGTTACCTTGCAAGAGAATGCGTTAAGCGTGTTGATCGGTACGTTGCCGCAGGCGATTAATCGGGACAGTCGATTGGATAAAATGGTGATTCCGCAGGATTTGAAAGCGGGTTTCCCTTCGGCCTTGTTAAGTCGCAGGCCCGATATTAAGTCGGCCGAATTGGCGTTGGATGTAGCGAACGCAAGGGTGGGCGTGGCAAAAGCCAGTTTGTACCCGTCGTTAGTAATTACGGCGAGCGGTGGGGTAAATTCGTTTAAAGCAAGCAACTGGTTTAATGTTCCTGCGTCTTTGTTCGGTTTGGTTTCGGGCGGTATAACGCAACCGATCTTCCAGCGGGGACAATTGAAATCGAGTCTGGAGTTGGCGAAGATCGATCGGGAAAAGACAGTGATTGCGTTTCGTCAGTCGGTATTAAATGCTGTTGGCGAGGTGTCGGATGAGCTGACCAAGGTAGAGAAACTGAAAGCGCAGTATAGTATCGCCGAAAAGCGGGCGCAAACTTTGCAACAGGCTTCGAAGAATGCAAGTTTGTTGTTTAAAAGCGGTATGGCAAATTATTTGGAGGTGATTACGGCTCAGGGGAACTTGCTGCAAAGTGAACTGGAATTGGCCACGATTAAAACGGAACAGCTGAATGCGGTGGTAGGTTTGTATAGGTCGTTGGGGGGCAGGTGACCCCCATCCGCCCGGTGGGCACCTTCCCCCTTGAAGGGGAAGGGTAGCAGGGTGCAGAACCGGGCGAGTTTGATAGATCGTCCTTTCGACCGTAGCGGAGAAATCTTTTAAACACGGGCGCCCCCTCTTATCCTTGCCTCGGTTGGCCACCGAGGGGCTGTTTACTTTTGGCTTAGCCCAAAAGTAACAAAAACCCAAGGCTTGGATCTGATGTCGGATAAATTCGTCAAAGCTTTTATGGCGGCAGCGCAAGCCCCGACAGAAAATGTCGGGAGGACGCGCTGCCTTGTTTTCTGAGGTATGAAAGTTTGTGCAGAAGCTTTAACGTTTTATCTCGAACATCATCTCCTAGGCCGGATTGCAAGGTGCAGAACCGGGCGAGTATGATACATCCATTGATAGATCGTCATCCCCGCGCAGGCGGGGATCTTAATGCCAGGGCTACGCCCGATTTGCTCCAATTCCCCCGCTCAGGCTTGCCTCGGTTGGCCACCGAAGGGCTCTTACCTTTTTCTTGATAAAAAGGTAACCAAAAATCAAGGCTTGGATCTGATGTCGGATAAATTCGTCAAAGCTTTTATGGCGGCAGCGCAAGCCCCGACAGAAAATGTCGGGAGGACGCGCTGCCTTGCTTGTGGTGTATGAAAGTTTGTGCAGAAGCTTTAACGTTTTATCTCGAACATCATCTCCTAGGCCGGATTGCAAGGTGCAGAACCGGGCGTGTTTGATACATCCATTGATAGATCGTCATCCCCGCGCAGGCGGGGATCTTAATGCATTGGCCATATCTCTGCTCCAATTTCCCCAGCTCATCCTTGCCTCGGTTGGCCACCGAAGGGCTGTTTACTTTTGGCTTAGCCCAAAAGTAACAAAAACCCAAGGCTTGGATCTGATGTCGGATAAATTCGTCAAAGCTTTTATGGCGGCAGCGCAAGCCCCGACAGAAAATGTCGGGAGGACGCGCTGCCTTGTTTTCTGAGGTATGAAAGTTTGTGCAGAAGCTTTAACGTTTTATCTCGAACATCATCTCCTAGGCCGGATTGCAGGGTGCAGAACCGGGCGAGTTTGATACATCCATTGATAGATCGTCATCCCCGCGCAGGCGGGGATCTTAATGCATTGGCCATATCTCTGCTCCAATTTCCCCAGCTCATCCTTGCCTCGGTTGGCCACCGAAGGGCTGTTTACTTTTGGCTTAGCCCAAAAGTAACAAAAACCCAAGGCTTGGATCTGATGTCGGATAAATTCGTCAAAGCTTTTATGGCGGCAGCGCAAGCCCCGACAGAAAATGTCGGGAGGACGCGCTGCCTTGCTTGTGGTGTATGAAAGTTTGTGCAGAAGCTTTAACGATTTCCCCTTCCATCATCTCCTAGGCCGGATTGCAGGGTGCAGAACCGGGTGGGCTAAGTTTTTTTTTCATCATAGATCGTCCTTTCGACGGTAGCACGCTACAGGTCGTCATTCGGTCGCTTGGAGTCGGCTTGCTTTTACAACCTCTCCCTATGAGCGTTTGGGTTAACAGCAGTGTTCCTACTTTCCCTCTCCTCAAGGAGAGGGATGTACAGACAGCGCAAAACCCACCGACATTAATAGGGAGAGGTTTAGGGCGTCAAATTCTGCTTTATGATTGTTCTGGCGATTTGCTCCAATTCCCCCCTCTCAGGCTTGCCTCGGTTGGCCACCGAAGGGCTGTTTACTTTTGGCTTAGCCCAAAAGTAACAAAACCCAAGGCTTGGACCTGATGTCGGATAAATTCGTCAAAGCTTTTATGGCGGCAGCGCAAGCCCCGACAGAAAATGTCGGGAGGACGCGCTGCCTTGTTTGTGGGGTATGAAAGTTTGTGCAGAAGCTTTAACGATTTCCCCTTCCATCATCTCCTAGGCCGGATTGCAAGGTGCAGAACCGGGTATGTTCTAGAGATCGTTTTCATCGTTCGTCATCCGGTCGCTCGGATTCGGCTTGCTTTTACAACCTCTCCCTATGAGCGCTCTGGGTTAACAGCAGTGTTCCTGCTTTCCCTCTCCTCAAGGAGAGGGATGTACAGACAGCGCAAAACCCACCGACACTAATAGGGAGAGGTTTAGGGCGTCAAATTCTGCTTTATGATTGTTCTGGCGATTTGCTCCAATTCCCCCCTCTCAGGCTTGCCTCGGCTGGCCACCGAGGGGCTGTTTACTTTTGGCTTAGCCCAAAAGTAACAAAAACCCAAGGCTTGGATCTGATGTCGGATAAATTCGTCAGAGCTTTTATGGCGGCAGCGCAAGCCCCGACAGAAAATGTCGGGAGGACGCGCTGTCTTGTTTTTGTGGGTATGAAAGTTTGTGCAGAAGCTTTAACGTTTTATCTCGAAAATCATCTCCTAGGCCGGATTGCAGGGTGCAGAACCGGGCGTTTTAGTTATTCTCCAAAGGTCGTCATTGCGAGGTACGAAGCAATCTATAAGAGAAGTGCATCTAGGTTACTGATTGATACGTTTGGTGCCGATGAAAATTACACATTGTGTACAAGTAAGCCTCCGGTGTGCCAGTGCAATGAACCTGAGTGCCAGTGCAACCAACTGAAATGTCAGTGCAACGAACTGGAATGCCAGTGCAACCAACTGGAATGTCAGTGCAACCAACTAGAATGTCAGTGCAACGAACTGGAATGCCAGTGCAACCAACTGGAATGCCAGTGCAACCAATTGGAATGCCAGTGCAACGAACTGGAATGCCAGTGCAACCAACTGGAATGCCAGTGCAACCAACTGGAATGCCAGTGCAACCAACTAGAATGCCAGTGCAACCAACTGGAATGCCAGTGCAACCAACTAGAATGTTAGTGCAAAGCATTACTTGTTTGTTGCAAGAAAATAAGCGGTTTACGAATTGCATGCCGCTATTATGGTTAAATGGCAGAAGATATTTTGTTTGTGGCTCTTTAAATTATAAAGAATAGGGATGATTCTTTTTATGAAGTTAAATTTTCGGTCTGCTAAACGATAAGCCCGAAATTTGCTTGAATTCTTGAGAACTTTGGCCGAACAATGATTTTGTATAGTCTTTTGCCGTTAGGGCCAATGAAATCATTCCGCTAGTTTCACCGTCAATTTCCTTGTCGCGGGCAATTCGGCCACTGCTTAGGGCGGCCTCATCATTAATTACTTGCCTGTTCTTCTGAAGCAGATCATTGTATAAATTCCTAAGGCTTGTTAGTTGTAATTCGGTTTCATTGGGATTATAGGCCGAAATGGTACTCAATAACTTAATTTGTTTGTCGAGCGTTTCTAATTGGTTGTCGAAACTGCGCTGCGATGCCGAGATCTGGTTGGCTGTTTTACCCTCTGCTGTTAGGCTTTCTTTTTCTGCTTCGGTAAGCACTGCCGATGCTCTTCGTCCTTGCAGCTTTCGGTGGTTGCTTTCTGCATTATCAATATTGGCCTGGGTTGCCGTAGTTGCTTTCAGCGAATTAAAAATCCGTGTACTCAATTTACTTAAGGGCTCAAAAGCTACCTTACGGGCGGCTACTGCTGTAGTGTAACTGGCCAATAGTTCGTTTGTGGTGGCCATTGCTGCTTTGGCTGTTTCTGCCTTGGCCTGTAAACTGGATAGCTGAATGGCTGCGTTGCTAGGGTTATAGGCTGGGCCATAACCGACAACATAGGAGATAAGCGTTTCAAAATTGGCCACGTTCTTTGCCAGGCCGGTTTCAAATGTTTTAGACATACATGTGTTTATTTGAGGTTTACAGATGGTTAGTTGGAAATGAAGATATGGTTTTCGCACAACTTTTTAGGAGTGTTTTGTTCGCTTAATGGAAATTTTATAGAAAGTTTAACGAAAAACACTGGTGGGCCATGCAAAAGCGCCGGAGGTTTTGATGCAGGTTTTGCCACGGAAACGGAAAAGCACGGAAAGGGTAGAAAGTTGCGTTGTTTTAGTGCTTCTAATTGCCACGGAAACGCGGAAAGCACGGAAAGGGTAGAAAGCTGCGTTGTTTTAGTGCTACGTTTTTTGTGAGGCTTGAGGAACAGTCGGTAGTGATTTGTTGATCACTACGGTTTTCCGTAGCTATTCCGCTATCGAATTGCATAGGTTTGAGGAATGTTAAACCTTTAAAATCGAACATTATGGCTATTTACAGATTGAATTTGAACCAACAAGCAAACGGAGATTACGAAGTTCATGAAGCGGGATGTGTTTTCTTTCTTGCGCAAAATTACGATGATCTGGGCAGTTTTAGTTCTTGCGAACCTGCGGTCAATAAAGCGAAAAAAGAACATCCCTACAAAAAGATCAACGGATGTAACACTTGTTCAAATCTTTGTCATACGACCTAAAACGTAAGATTATACGTCGACTTTACCGTGTTATTTTACTGCTCCTTTGCAAAGAGGAGCTTTTTTATTTATTGTTAAATGCCATTGAACGCCAATTAGAAAAGTTCTCTGTGCACCTCAACTTTCGTACTCAGGCTGTTACGGATTTGAAGGATTTACTTTTAGTTTTAACGGATTTCAAGAAAACGGACCCAATCACTCCGGATAAAATCGATGCCGTTAATATGGCGAACTTGGCCTCTAAAACATACAACGCATCGCTAAAGGATAATAAGGCAATAAAAATCGACATGGTAAAGCCGATTCCGGCGAGCATGCCCACGCCGAGCATGTGTTTCCAGCTGGCTCCTCTGGGCAGGTTAGCGAGTTTAAATTTGACGGCTAACCAACTAAAAAAAGTTATACCAATGGTTTTTCCCAATAAGAGGCCGGCAATAATGCCGAGGCCAAGTGGCGAAACCAGGCCCGCGAACATCTCTTTTTCGAAAGTGATATTGGTGTTGGCTAAGGCGAATACGGGCATAATAATGTAGTTAACAGGCACGGTTAAGGAGTGCTCGAGGGTTTCTAACGGAGATGGGATATCGGTTTCATTGGTTGGAATGGTGAACGCCAACAGTACGCCGGCAATTGTTGCATGAATGCCAGAATGGTGAAAGAAGTACCACAAAAATACGCCGGGAACAAGGTAATAAACCAGCTTTTTTACATGGAAGTAATTTAAGGTGGCGAGCAACATTAAGGTTACCGCGGCTAATGCGAGGTACTCAAAATGGATTTTGCTGGTATAAAATATGGCAATAACGAGTATGGCGCCGAAGTCGTCGACAATTGCCAGAGCGGCCAGAAAAATCTTTAAGCTGGGTGGTACGCTTTTACCGAGCAATGCAATGATGGTGAGTGCAAATGCAATGTCTGTGGCCATCGGGATCCCCCAGCCGCTTGATGTTGCGCTGCCTTTGTTAAGCATCCAGTAGATGATTGCTGGCACCAGCATTCCGCCCAGAGCGGCAATAACAGGGAGGGCTATGCGCTTAACAGATGACAATTCGCCCTCTACAAATTCACGCTTAATTTCGAGGCCAACCAGAAGGAAAAAGATCGACATCAAGGCGTCGTTTATCCATGCCAATACGCTGTAATTGAGGTTGCCAAAGCCGATTGTAGTTTGCAGAAAAGTTTCAAAACCGTCTTTTGAGGCTGTGTTTGCGATTAATAAGGAAATTACAACA from Pedobacter endophyticus includes:
- a CDS encoding TolC family protein, with protein sequence MKRFNIFSIVLLALIWGGCSVSKDLSLPENLAPRMFRNTAPTDSSSIGDLPFKQFISDLTVQNLIDTALVKNYDMQIALKNIDAAEVLFKQSKLGYLPELKLQVAASSSRPSDNSLNGLSLNQFTGSTHIEDYSANLGVFWEADIWGKIRNQKAGALASFLQTEEARKAVQTRLVANVAQGYYNLLMLDAQLEIAKKNLRLNDSTLRIIHLQFDAGQVTSLAIQQAEAQQLNAAQLIPRLEQSVTLQENALSVLIGTLPQAINRDSRLDKMVIPQDLKAGFPSALLSRRPDIKSAELALDVANARVGVAKASLYPSLVITASGGVNSFKASNWFNVPASLFGLVSGGITQPIFQRGQLKSSLELAKIDREKTVIAFRQSVLNAVGEVSDELTKVEKLKAQYSIAEKRAQTLQQASKNASLLFKSGMANYLEVITAQGNLLQSELELATIKTEQLNAVVGLYRSLGGR
- the nhaA gene encoding Na+/H+ antiporter NhaA codes for the protein MAKVINLEVFQRFFRSGQVGGCLLLICVVISLLIANTASKDGFETFLQTTIGFGNLNYSVLAWINDALMSIFFLLVGLEIKREFVEGELSSVKRIALPVIAALGGMLVPAIIYWMLNKGSATSSGWGIPMATDIAFALTIIALLGKSVPPSLKIFLAALAIVDDFGAILVIAIFYTSKIHFEYLALAAVTLMLLATLNYFHVKKLVYYLVPGVFLWYFFHHSGIHATIAGVLLAFTIPTNETDIPSPLETLEHSLTVPVNYIIMPVFALANTNITFEKEMFAGLVSPLGLGIIAGLLLGKTIGITFFSWLAVKFKLANLPRGASWKHMLGVGMLAGIGFTMSIFIALLSFSDALYVLEAKFAILTASILSGVIGSVFLKSVKTKSKSFKSVTA